From the genome of Neomonachus schauinslandi chromosome 5, ASM220157v2, whole genome shotgun sequence, one region includes:
- the SHISA8 gene encoding protein shisa-8, which produces PPGLRLALGLALLLARPPSGRAGAPEAQEPAEPGTAAPAGGDRCRGYYDVMGQWDPPFNCSSGAYSFCCGTCGYRFCCHDGPRRLDQSRCSNYDTPAWVQTGRPPARARDAAAPRDPGRERSHTAVYAVCGVAALLVLAGIAARLGLERAHSPRARRTVTRTLTELLKQPDPQEPLPPPLGPPLGSCVQVQMGDGLPRGSPNNTDKKRPNNVPLGSATPGPLRGPRLQGGGSMTLQPDYTKYATLKAAALKAAEATPQDFYQRFPASEPAPRTLPARAPRPREDLPALLDACPWAPPGYAAPAGLAQSGHYKAWIAGRQARPAPRGHLAAQASPAPRRPGHAPRRQFSVEKLPEAFSPQPPGLYGSAGRGPRHLSTNSKAEVTV; this is translated from the exons CCGCCGGGGCTCCGGCTCGCGCTCGGGCTGGCGCTGCTGCTGGCGCGCCCGCCGTCGGGCCGCGCGGGGGCCCCCGAGGCGCAGGAGCCCGCGGAGCCCGGCACGGCGGCCCCGGCCGGGGGCGACCGCTGCCGCGGCTACTACGACGTGATGGGCCAGTGGGACCCGCCCTTCAACTGCAGCTCGGGCGCCTACAGCTTCTGCTGCGGCACGTGCGGCTACCGCTTCTGCTGCCACGACGGGCCGCGGCGCCTGGACCAGAGCCGCTGCTCCAACTACGACACGCCGGCCTGGGTGCAGACCGGCCGGCCCCCCGCGCGTGCCCGCGACGCCGCCGCGCCCCGGGACCCGGGCCGCGAGCGCAGCCACACGGCCGTCTACGCGGTGTGCGGCGTCGCTGCGCTGCTCGTGCTGGCCGGCATCGCGGCGCGCCTGGGCCTGGAGAGGGCGCACAGCCCGCGCGCGCGGCGCACCGTGACCAG GACACTCACAGAACTTCTGAAGCAGCCGGACCCCCAGGagccactgcccccacccctgggcccACCTCTGGGTAGTTGTGTCCAGGTGCAGATGGGTGATGGCCTCCCCCGGGGCTCCCCCAACAACACAG ACAAGAAGCGCCCCAACAACGTGCCCCTGGGGTCAGCAACACCAGGACCCCTGCGTGGCCCCAGGCTGCAGGGCGGTGGCAGCATGACGCTGCAGCCCGACTACACCAAGTACGCCACCCTCAAGGCAGCCGCGCTCAAGGCCGCAG AAGCCACACCACAGGACTTCTACCAGCGTTTTCCTGCCAGCGAACCTGCCCCGCGGACCCTCCCGGCGCGGGCCCCGCGGCCCCGCGAGGACTTGCCCGCGCTGCTCGACGCCTGCCCCTGGGCCCCGCCGGGCTACGCGGCCCCCGCGGGCCTCGCCCAGTCCGGCCACTACAAGGCGTGGATCGCCGGCCGCCAGGCCCGGCCCGCCCCCCGCGGCCACCTGGCGGCTCAGGCCTCCCCCGCACCCCGGCGGCCCGGCCACGCGCCCCGGCGCCAGTTCAGCGTGGAGAAGCTGCCCGAGGCCTTCAGCCCGCAGCCCCCCGGCCTTTATGGCAGCGCGGGCCGCGGACCCCGGCACCTGAGCACCAACAGCAAAGCCGAGGTCACCGTGTGA